The following proteins are encoded in a genomic region of Spirosoma sp. SC4-14:
- a CDS encoding serine hydrolase domain-containing protein codes for MKKVRSWISAIAWVYIVISCGQSTDKQLNKSANALRNCADEQALSPEQTQAVRQQINADEKTQQIEQIIHQKVREGLNGNVLIAQKGIVLYKHCFGLGHFERGERDTLVEDSKFQLASLSKTFTAVGTLKLIELGKLTFEDTIQKFYPDFPYHGITIRELLCHRSGLPNYQYAFDDSMKVNFYKKEKPYPTNATIMHWFATVKPTPRAYNIPGRGFSYSNTNYMVLASIIEKVTGRSYESYIHSAIFEPLGMHQTFVATTKNEAFNHHKTAGYQWNRRIPKDYYDDVVGDKGIYSTVDDLFRWYRALSGNCVLQKKTLQEAFVPRSFERKGAKNYGYGFRMMLDDDKQPEYIYHSGWWKGYNTMFWFSPKDEYVIIMLGNRYNKTVYRVKELIEVLHGGPKADDVSGDTEVEI; via the coding sequence ATGAAAAAAGTGAGAAGTTGGATAAGTGCAATTGCTTGGGTTTACATCGTTATATCGTGCGGGCAAAGCACAGATAAACAGCTAAATAAATCGGCCAATGCGTTGCGGAATTGTGCCGATGAACAAGCTCTGAGTCCTGAACAGACGCAAGCGGTTCGGCAGCAGATCAATGCCGATGAGAAGACGCAGCAAATTGAGCAAATTATTCACCAGAAAGTTCGGGAAGGGCTCAACGGAAATGTGCTGATTGCACAAAAAGGTATTGTGCTTTATAAGCATTGTTTCGGATTGGGCCACTTTGAACGGGGTGAACGCGATACGCTGGTCGAGGATTCGAAATTTCAACTGGCGTCGCTTTCCAAAACATTTACGGCGGTTGGAACACTGAAATTAATAGAGCTGGGAAAGCTTACTTTTGAGGATACTATTCAGAAATTTTATCCGGATTTCCCTTATCACGGAATCACGATTCGTGAGTTGTTGTGTCACCGAAGCGGTTTGCCCAACTATCAGTATGCTTTCGATGACAGTATGAAGGTGAATTTTTATAAAAAAGAAAAGCCCTATCCAACCAATGCAACTATTATGCACTGGTTTGCAACGGTAAAACCTACGCCAAGAGCTTATAACATTCCGGGAAGGGGGTTCAGCTATAGCAACACAAACTATATGGTGCTGGCGTCGATCATTGAAAAAGTTACGGGTAGAAGCTACGAATCCTATATCCATTCAGCGATCTTTGAGCCACTAGGCATGCATCAAACGTTTGTTGCTACCACTAAGAACGAAGCCTTTAATCACCATAAAACAGCGGGCTATCAATGGAATCGCCGGATTCCGAAAGATTATTACGATGATGTTGTGGGCGACAAAGGCATTTATTCGACGGTCGATGATCTGTTTCGATGGTATCGGGCGCTTAGTGGCAATTGTGTTTTACAGAAAAAGACCCTACAGGAAGCTTTTGTTCCACGAAGTTTTGAACGAAAAGGAGCGAAAAACTACGGGTATGGTTTCCGGATGATGCTGGATGATGATAAGCAACCCGAATATATTTATCACTCGGGTTGGTGGAAAGGGTATAATACCATGTTCTGGTTCAGTCCGAAAGATGAATACGTAATCATTATGCTGGGAAATCGCTATAATAAAACGGTTTATCGGGTTAAAGAACTTATAGAGGTATTGCATGGAGGTCCGAAAGCCGACGATGTATCTGGCGATACCGAAGTTGAAATATGA
- a CDS encoding DUF1573 domain-containing protein, producing MKKFFSLFVALFVFVAVGYAQKGVMKFAQETHDFGKVEQGKPVTYVFEFKNMGTDPIVINDATASCGCTKPSWTREPVMPGKTGTVSATYNAAAAGPFNKSVTVTSNAESGSVVLYLKGEVVTQKEAQTAVAPGGTDKSKDKKKSR from the coding sequence ATGAAAAAGTTTTTTTCACTTTTCGTAGCTTTATTTGTGTTCGTCGCAGTTGGCTACGCCCAGAAGGGAGTCATGAAGTTTGCTCAGGAAACGCATGATTTCGGTAAAGTTGAACAAGGCAAGCCGGTAACGTATGTTTTTGAGTTTAAAAATATGGGTACCGACCCTATTGTGATCAACGATGCTACGGCGTCTTGTGGTTGCACCAAGCCAAGCTGGACGCGCGAACCAGTAATGCCGGGCAAAACAGGAACTGTATCGGCAACCTATAATGCGGCTGCCGCCGGACCATTCAACAAATCAGTTACCGTAACGTCGAATGCCGAATCGGGTTCGGTTGTTCTGTACCTGAAGGGTGAAGTTGTTACGCAGAAAGAAGCACAAACAGCAGTTGCTCCAGGAGGAACTGATAAAAGCAAAGACAAGAAAAAATCACGTTAA
- a CDS encoding alpha/beta hydrolase: MRALFLTIGFTMLLTQVARSQEVLNVWPDGAIPNAIAGVQIDEKSDPGSDGIMRISNVSVPTLTAYLPPKDKANGVAVMICPGGGYSILASGHEGVDIAKWFNEIGVTAFVLKYRLPDPKLMTNQQEVPLLDAMQGMKLIRQNAAKYNIDPNKLGVMGFSAGGHLASTLSTHYHRGTAASEQAKPNFSILMYPVITFGEKAHTGSRDKLLGKLNTSPDMIAYFSNELQVSDKTPPTFLVHSEDDKAVPVENSINYYLACLKNGVPVEMHLYPKGGHGYGLRTAKFGSLATWPEVCKAWLMALTMPRQN; this comes from the coding sequence ATGCGTGCCTTATTTCTTACGATTGGTTTTACTATGCTTCTTACCCAGGTTGCTCGTTCGCAGGAAGTGCTGAACGTATGGCCGGATGGCGCTATCCCCAATGCTATTGCTGGTGTACAAATTGATGAGAAATCAGATCCGGGGAGCGATGGCATTATGCGTATCAGCAATGTTTCAGTGCCAACGCTCACGGCCTATTTGCCTCCCAAAGATAAGGCCAATGGGGTGGCCGTAATGATTTGCCCCGGCGGAGGCTATTCGATTCTGGCATCGGGACATGAGGGCGTCGATATTGCCAAATGGTTCAATGAAATAGGCGTTACCGCTTTTGTACTGAAATATCGCTTGCCCGATCCAAAACTCATGACCAATCAGCAGGAGGTTCCGCTTTTAGATGCCATGCAGGGTATGAAGTTAATCCGGCAGAATGCGGCTAAGTATAATATCGACCCCAATAAGCTTGGTGTAATGGGCTTTTCGGCTGGTGGGCATCTGGCATCGACGCTTTCAACCCATTATCATCGGGGGACTGCCGCCAGCGAACAGGCTAAGCCTAATTTTTCCATTCTGATGTACCCGGTCATTACCTTCGGCGAAAAGGCACATACGGGATCTCGCGATAAATTGCTGGGGAAACTGAATACATCACCCGATATGATTGCCTATTTTTCCAACGAATTGCAGGTATCAGATAAGACGCCACCAACGTTTTTAGTACATTCTGAGGATGATAAGGCGGTTCCCGTTGAGAATAGTATAAATTATTATCTGGCCTGTCTGAAAAACGGAGTTCCGGTTGAGATGCACTTATATCCGAAAGGGGGACATGGATATGGACTTCGGACTGCAAAATTTGGCTCACTAGCTACCTGGCCCGAGGTCTGTAAAGCATGGCTTATGGCGCTTACGATGCCCAGGCAAAACTAA
- a CDS encoding capsule assembly Wzi family protein, whose product MRIAIFCSCTVWFLWISNFPSYGQRINQYSIEVGSMGASSQTPFWLRANQYGAVPLQAPSLRLNATLHSDYRAADSTGHRPKSDWGYGVNVVANAGQTSQVLLTEAYVKGRIGAFELYAGRRKEIVGLVDTLLTTGAYAWSGNALPIPKIQIGLPNFTPIGFTKGVVSVMGMLAHGWFENSDRIVKGSYLHHKYFYLRLGKPSWRIRFYGGFNHQVIWGGYADPKILGPVVAVDGKLPSSLRYYPNVFLGTRGNDYTSDSNLTSFEDNRIGNHLGSVDLATDISFDGWNLYAYRQFLYDDGSLFYGTNIQDGLNGVRLKNLNQPTGAAFFLRQFTFEYLFTGSQGGDEFVIDDPKRRGRDNYFNHSQFVDGWTYFGRTIGTPFLMPKAEVNSELSTYSSAIANNRVSVFHVGISALLFDKIDLTSRLSYSINAGTYDVPFINLPRQFSGLFTLGVPVNMLGGAVVTGSLAVDAGQLLPKSVGGYISLRKTGVLNRNTGNRTLSRPAPNRPSHRW is encoded by the coding sequence ATGAGAATCGCTATTTTTTGTAGTTGTACTGTATGGTTCTTATGGATTAGTAATTTTCCTTCTTACGGTCAGCGAATTAATCAGTACTCAATAGAAGTCGGAAGTATGGGGGCGTCATCGCAAACGCCTTTCTGGTTACGTGCAAATCAATATGGGGCGGTTCCATTACAAGCGCCTTCTCTACGACTGAATGCAACGCTACATTCCGACTATCGGGCTGCCGATAGTACGGGGCATCGACCCAAAAGCGATTGGGGATACGGTGTAAATGTTGTAGCTAATGCTGGCCAGACAAGCCAGGTATTACTAACAGAAGCCTATGTGAAAGGCCGAATTGGTGCCTTTGAATTATACGCCGGTCGTCGAAAGGAAATAGTTGGCCTGGTCGATACGTTGTTAACTACTGGTGCCTATGCCTGGTCGGGAAATGCGCTACCAATTCCTAAAATACAAATTGGACTGCCAAACTTTACCCCAATAGGATTTACAAAAGGCGTTGTGTCCGTAATGGGAATGCTGGCTCATGGGTGGTTCGAAAATTCAGACCGAATTGTAAAAGGGTCGTACCTTCACCACAAATATTTCTACCTGCGGCTAGGTAAACCATCCTGGCGAATTCGGTTTTATGGCGGATTCAATCATCAGGTTATCTGGGGTGGTTATGCCGATCCTAAAATATTGGGCCCTGTCGTTGCCGTAGATGGTAAGCTGCCTTCAAGCCTACGTTATTATCCTAATGTATTTTTAGGCACTCGAGGTAATGATTATACAAGTGACAGCAATCTGACCTCGTTTGAGGATAATCGAATTGGTAATCATTTAGGTTCTGTTGATCTGGCAACTGATATAAGTTTTGATGGCTGGAATCTTTATGCTTACCGACAATTCCTCTACGATGATGGTTCGCTATTTTACGGTACTAACATACAGGATGGCTTGAATGGTGTACGTCTAAAAAACCTGAATCAGCCAACAGGGGCTGCTTTTTTTCTTCGCCAGTTTACATTCGAATATCTATTTACGGGTAGCCAGGGGGGCGATGAGTTCGTGATCGATGATCCGAAGCGACGGGGACGCGACAATTATTTCAACCATAGCCAGTTCGTTGACGGATGGACGTATTTTGGCCGTACGATAGGTACTCCCTTTTTGATGCCCAAAGCGGAAGTAAATTCCGAGTTGTCGACATATAGCAGCGCTATTGCCAACAACCGGGTTAGTGTCTTTCATGTTGGAATCAGCGCGTTATTATTCGATAAAATTGATCTGACATCGCGCCTGTCCTATAGCATCAATGCCGGGACCTACGATGTGCCGTTTATCAATCTGCCCCGCCAGTTTTCGGGTCTTTTCACACTTGGTGTTCCGGTCAATATGCTTGGTGGAGCCGTGGTAACGGGATCGCTTGCTGTCGATGCAGGGCAATTATTGCCAAAGAGTGTAGGAGGCTATATTAGTCTCCGTAAAACGGGCGTTCTGAACAGGAATACAGGAAATCGTACCCTTAGCCGTCCGGCTCCAAACAGGCCCAGCCACCGTTGGTAG
- a CDS encoding prohibitin family protein — translation MFFMILGVFALIAGFAINTPALTFSRFARPLKVGGIILIVLGMLMSSIRQIDAGQVGVISLFGNVSDRTLNSGLNFVNPVANVTEFDIKTQNYTMAATSDEGQKQGDDAIRVLTADGLEVVIDLTVLYRVVPDDAPRIYREIGTDYMDKIVRPITRTRIRDNAVYYDAVALYSTRRDEFQGRIYKTIEADFRKRGLMLEQLLIRNIDLPASVKKTIESKINAEQDAQKMQFVLQKERQEAERKRVEAQGIADYQKILSTGLSDKQLQYEQIKAQRELAASPNAKIVIMGSRGNVPLILNDK, via the coding sequence ATGTTTTTCATGATTCTAGGCGTATTCGCGCTCATTGCCGGGTTCGCCATCAATACACCTGCGCTGACTTTTTCGCGCTTTGCCCGGCCACTAAAAGTTGGCGGTATTATTCTAATCGTTCTTGGTATGCTCATGTCTAGTATTCGACAAATTGACGCTGGGCAAGTAGGCGTTATTTCGCTATTTGGAAATGTCAGCGACCGAACGCTGAATTCTGGCCTAAACTTTGTTAATCCGGTAGCAAACGTTACAGAGTTTGACATTAAAACCCAGAATTATACGATGGCAGCCACGAGCGATGAAGGCCAGAAACAGGGCGATGATGCTATTCGGGTTCTCACTGCCGATGGCCTGGAGGTAGTTATCGACCTGACGGTATTGTACCGGGTAGTTCCTGATGATGCACCCAGAATTTATCGCGAAATAGGTACTGACTACATGGACAAAATTGTTCGGCCCATTACCCGTACCCGTATCCGCGACAACGCCGTTTATTACGATGCCGTTGCGCTTTATTCGACCCGGCGCGATGAATTCCAGGGGCGAATTTACAAAACGATCGAAGCCGATTTTCGTAAGCGTGGATTAATGCTGGAACAACTACTCATTCGAAATATTGATTTGCCAGCATCCGTAAAGAAAACAATCGAATCAAAAATAAATGCCGAACAGGACGCCCAGAAAATGCAGTTTGTTCTTCAGAAAGAACGTCAGGAAGCCGAACGGAAACGGGTTGAAGCACAAGGGATTGCCGATTACCAGAAAATTCTGTCTACGGGCCTAAGTGACAAGCAATTGCAGTATGAGCAAATTAAGGCCCAGCGAGAACTGGCGGCATCGCCCAACGCTAAAATTGTGATTATGGGGAGCCGGGGAAATGTACCTCTGATTCTCAATGATAAGTAA